Genomic segment of Candidatus Izemoplasmatales bacterium:
CGCCGATGTACGCGACCGAAGTCCTGATCGGCAGCCTCTTCGAGACGGCCGAGACCGCCGAACTCGTCGTTTCCGCCGTCTGGCTCTTCGTCCTCGGCGGCACCGTCTATCCGTTCATCGTCTACCGCCGCTTCCGCGCCAAAGCGATCGAGGGGTGATATCGTGGCACGCTACGCGAAACTGCTCAAGTACGAACTGAAGACGATCCTGCACGACCCGATGAACGCCTTCATGCTCTTCTACCCATTCCTCATGCTCTTCATCATGGGATGGCTCCTCCCCGCGATCCTCGATCGAAGCGGCGCCGCCTCGAACGCCCGCACGATCACGCTTCTGATCGGTTTCGTCGTCGCGATCGCGCTCGGGGGCTACATGATGGGAGCGCTCCTCGGCTTCTCCCTGATCGAGAACAAGGACGAGAAGACGCTCTGGTCGATCGCCGTCACGCCGGTGACCGTCGCCGGATACGCCTGGTTCAAGACGGCGTACGCCTTCGTCTTCGCGATCTTCGGGAACCTGGTGATGACCGCCGGGATGAAACTCCTCTTCGCCGAGGCCTATACCGTCGAGTACGGCGGAATCGCCGTCGGCCTCTTCGACTCCCTCTCCTATGGGGAACTCGTCGTCTTCTCCGTCGTCGCAAGCCTGATCGTCCCCGCCGTCGGCGCCGTCTTCGCCGGCGTCGCGAAGAACAAGATCGAAGGCTTCGCGTTCGTCAAGACCGGGGCGATCGTGGTGATGATCCCGATCCTCGCGCTCCTCGACTCGCTCCAGGGATGGAAGCAATACTTCCTCGGGCTCGCGCCGAACTTCTGGCCGGTCAAGGCTCTGCTCAACGTCGCGCTCTCGAGTTCGAACGCGGCCGACCTCTCCTTCTGGTGGTACATGGCGATCGGCGCCGTCTATCCGATCGCGCTCGGGATGTGGGCGATGGACGCCTTCATCCGCAAGTCAGGTCTCAAGTGAAGGAGGAATGAAGCCATGCTGTGGTGGCATTACGTCCTGATCGGCGTCGTCGTCCTCGGACTCGGCGCCCTCAAGTTCTTCGCCTGGCAGCGGATCAAGACCAACCGCGCCGGCAAGCAGGAACGAGAAACCCGCCGACCGGACGAGGATTGACGTCCGCCCGCCGACGCGTCCCCCGCGGACGCGTCTTTTCTTTGGACGCGCACGCAGAATGCGCGTCTTTCTTGACACGCACGGATTTTGTAGTATAGTTTTGATGTAGACTTTCATCGGAGGTACCATCATGCCAAGAAAAATCCTCGTCGTCGGCGGCGTCGCGGGCGGCGCGACCGTCGCCGCGCGCCTTCGCCGTGTCGACGAAACCGCTTCGATCGTCGTGATCGAGCGCGGCGAATACATTTCGTTCGCCAACTGCGGTCTGCCCTACTACATCGGCGGCGTCATCCGCAACCGCGAGAGCCTCATCGTCCAGTCGGTCGAGGAGATGACCGCCAAGTTCTCCCTCGACATCCGCACCCTCGAGGAGGTCGCATCGATCGACCGCGCGAACCATGCGGTCACGATCCGGAAGGCGGACGGCTCGACCTACGTCGAGACCTACGACAAGCTCGTGCTCTCGACCGGCGCGGCGCCGGTCTTCCCGCCGATCCCGGGGATCCGCGACGCGAAGAACCTCTTCACGCTCCGCACGATCCCGGACACCGACGCGATCCATGCGTTCGTCGAGACGAAGAAACCGCGCCGCGCGGCCGTCATCGGCGGCGGCTTCATCGGCCTCGAGATGGCCGAGAACCTGCACCGCCTCGGCATCGACGTCACGATCGTCGAGATGGCCGACCAGGTGATGGCGCCCGTCGACTACGAGATGGCGGCGATCGTCCACCAGCACATCGCCGACCAGGGCGTCACCCTGATCCTCAAGGACGGTGTCAAGGCCTTCGAAGCCGAAGGCGGACGCGTCGTGCTTGCGAGCGGACGCGTCGTCGAGACCGACCTCGTCATCTTCGCCGTCGGCGTCCGTCCCGAGAACCAGCTCGCCAAGGCGGCCGGACTCGCGCTCGGCGCCCGCGGGGGCATCGTCACCGACGCCCGCATGAAGACCTCCGATCCCGACGTCTACGCCGTCGGCGACGCCGCCGAGATCACCGACTATGTCGGCGGCGGAAGGACGATGATCGCCCTCGCCGGCCCCGCCAACAAGCAGGCGCGGATCGTCGCCGACGACATCTGCGGGATCGAGGACCGCTACGAAGGCGCCCTCGGAACCGCGGTCGCGAAGGTCTTCGACCTCACCGTCGCCTCCACCGGCCTGAACGAAAAAGCGCTGAAGGCGCAAAACCTCCCCTATCGGGCGCTCCATACCCATCCGGGTTCGCACGCCGGCTACTATCCCGGCGCCGAGACGATTTCGATGAAGCTCCTCTTCCATCCCGAGACCGGCGCGATCTACGGCGCCCAGGCCGTCGGCGGCGAAGGCGGATGCAAGCGCATCGACGTGATCGCGACGGCGATCTACGCGAAGCTGAAGGTCTCCGACCTCGCGGACCTCGACCTCGCCTACGCCCCGCCGTACTCGTCGGCGAAGGATCCGGTGAACATGCTCGGCTACTACGGCGAGAACGTCCTGTCCGGCCTCGACGCCACCTACCAGTGGCACGAGGTCCCGGCGCTTTCGGAAGCCGGCGCGTTCTTCCTCGACGTCCGCGAACCGGTCGAGTTCGAACTCGGCGCGATCCCCGGCGCGGTGAACATCCCGCTCGGATCGATCCGCGAACGGATCGGCGAACTGCCGAAGGACCGGACGATCCACGTCTACTGCCTTTCCGGGATCCGTTCCCACTCCGCCCTCCGCATTCTCGCCCAGAACGGCTTCGCGGTCAAGAACCTGGACGGCGGATACAAGACCTGGCAGTGCCTCTACGGCACCTGCGAACCGGCCGTCAAGGCCGAGATCGAAGACTCGGGCGCGATGAAGCCCGAACTCGTGAAGGAGGTCCAAGCGACCATGAAGGAAGCCGACGTCATCCTCAAGGTCGACGCCTGCGGGCTCCAGTGCCCCGGCCCGATCGTCCAGCTCTACAAGGCGATGAAGGACATGAAGGAAGGCCAGGTCCTCGAGATCACGGCCACCGATCCCGGCTTCCTCAAGGACATCGGGGCGTGGGCCGCGAAGACCGGCAACACCCTCATCTCCGCCGGCGCCGAAGGCAAGGTCGTCACCGCCAAGCTCCAGAAGGGCGCCGCCGACATCGCCAAAAACAAGGACGTCGCCGTCTCCGAATCGAAGAACGGGACCACGATCGTGGTCTTCTCGCAGGACCTCGACAAGGCGATCGCCGCCTTCATCATCGCTTCCGGCGCCGCCTCGATGGGCAAGAAGGTCTCGCTCTTCTTCACCTTCTGGGGTCTCAACATCCTCCGCAAGCCGAAGCGCGTCAAGGTGAAGAAGACCTTCATCGAGCGGATGTTCGGGTTCATGATGCCGCGCGGCGTCGACAGGCTTTCGATCTCCAACATGAACATGGCCGGCATGGGTCCGATGATGATCAAGGGCATCATGAAGAAGAAGAACGTCGAATCGCTCCAGTCGCTGATGGCGAACGCGCGGGCGATGGGCGTGAAGATCATCGCCTGCGCGATGTCGATGGACATCATGGGCATCAAGAAGGAAGAGCTGATCGACGGCATCGAGATCGCCGGCGTCGCGACCTATCTCGGCGACACGACCGAGGCGAACCACAACCTCTTCATCTGAAGCGAAAGAAAATCCTTCCATGCGGCGATGCCGTCGCGGAAGGATTTTTTCGACCCAGTCAATGGCAGG
This window contains:
- a CDS encoding FAD-dependent oxidoreductase, producing MPRKILVVGGVAGGATVAARLRRVDETASIVVIERGEYISFANCGLPYYIGGVIRNRESLIVQSVEEMTAKFSLDIRTLEEVASIDRANHAVTIRKADGSTYVETYDKLVLSTGAAPVFPPIPGIRDAKNLFTLRTIPDTDAIHAFVETKKPRRAAVIGGGFIGLEMAENLHRLGIDVTIVEMADQVMAPVDYEMAAIVHQHIADQGVTLILKDGVKAFEAEGGRVVLASGRVVETDLVIFAVGVRPENQLAKAAGLALGARGGIVTDARMKTSDPDVYAVGDAAEITDYVGGGRTMIALAGPANKQARIVADDICGIEDRYEGALGTAVAKVFDLTVASTGLNEKALKAQNLPYRALHTHPGSHAGYYPGAETISMKLLFHPETGAIYGAQAVGGEGGCKRIDVIATAIYAKLKVSDLADLDLAYAPPYSSAKDPVNMLGYYGENVLSGLDATYQWHEVPALSEAGAFFLDVREPVEFELGAIPGAVNIPLGSIRERIGELPKDRTIHVYCLSGIRSHSALRILAQNGFAVKNLDGGYKTWQCLYGTCEPAVKAEIEDSGAMKPELVKEVQATMKEADVILKVDACGLQCPGPIVQLYKAMKDMKEGQVLEITATDPGFLKDIGAWAAKTGNTLISAGAEGKVVTAKLQKGAADIAKNKDVAVSESKNGTTIVVFSQDLDKAIAAFIIASGAASMGKKVSLFFTFWGLNILRKPKRVKVKKTFIERMFGFMMPRGVDRLSISNMNMAGMGPMMIKGIMKKKNVESLQSLMANARAMGVKIIACAMSMDIMGIKKEELIDGIEIAGVATYLGDTTEANHNLFI